In Pseudomonadota bacterium, the genomic window TGCCTCGCGAGGTCGGAATCCGCATCAGGGCGCTGCGGTTGCTGGCCGACCAGGCGACGTAGACCGGGGCTTCATAGCCGGGCACCAGGCGTTTGTAAGAATTTACCAGCGGATTGGTTACCGCCGAGAAGCCGCGAGCGTTCTTGGCGACGCCGGCGATGTACTGGTAGGCGATCCGGCTCAGGCCCAGGGCGTCATCCGCATCATAGAAAGCGTTGTTGCCTTCAAGATCAAAAAGGGATTGATTGGTATGCATGCCGGAGCCGTTGATGCCGAACACCGGTTTCGGCATGAAGGTCGCGTGCAGGCCGTAGGATTTCGCGATCGTTTTGACCACCCATTTGAAGGTGACGGTGTTATCGGCGGCGGTCACCGCGTCGGCGTATTTGAAGTTGATTTCGTGTTGCCCCTGCGCGACCTCGTGATGGGAGGCTTCAATTTCAAAGCCCATTTTTTCCAGGGTGTCGATAATCTCACGGCGGCATTCAATGCCTTCGTCTTCGGCGTCGACACTGAAATAGCCGGCCTGATCGCTGGTTTCAGTGGTCGGTCTTCCCATCTCATCGGTCTCAAAAAGGAAAAATTCGCATTCGGTGCCGACGTTCATGGTGTAACCCAGTTTAGCGGCCTCGGCCATGACCCGTTTCAGGTTGACCCGCGGGCAGCCGGCAAAGGCGGTGCCGTCGTGTTTGTGGACATCGCAGATAATCCGGGCCGTGGCTACCCCTTCCTTGTTGCGCCAGGGCATGACGCAAAAGGTGTTGTAGTCGGGAATCAGATACATGTCGGACTCCTGGATTCGGGCAAAGCCTTCAATCGAAGAGCCGTCGAACATCATTTTGCCGTCGAGCGCTTTTTCAAGCTGGCTCAGGGGCATGGCGATATTTTTCATAATCCCGAAAATATCCACAAACTGCAGTCTGAAAAAACGGACATTTTCTTTCTCCACCACCTTCAAGATTTCTTCTCTGGTCATTTTCTGCTCCTTTTTGGTTTGACGATTTTAAAATATCATGAACGAAATCCTGCCTTGATTTTTCAGGATTTCGTACCTCACAGGTTGGCTGGCGCAGTTTTTCAGATCGCTTCGGGCCCCTGTTCCTCGGTGCGAATGCGAATGCAGCGTTGCAGTTCCGTCACAAAAATCTTGCCGTCGCCGATGCGCCCCTCGCCGTGCTTGGCGGAGCGCAGGATGGCCTCGATGGCGATTTCGACGTATTCGTCATTGCAGGCGATATCGAGTCTGACCTTGGGCAGGAGATTGGGAATGACCTTCTGCCCGCGATAAAGCCGTTCGCTGTCCAGTTGTTTCTGATGCTGGCCGTGCCCGGTAACCCGGCTGGTGGTGATGCGGGAGATTCCGGCGGAGACCAGCTCTTCCCTGACCTCGTCAAGTTTGTCCGGCTGAATGATGGCGGTTACAATTTTCATGGAGATTCTCCCGTCAGTTGAGATTTGTCAGGCCGTAGCCTTGCTCGCCGTGCAGGGCATGGTCCATTCCGGACCTTTCCTGATCCAGGACCAGACGAAAGCCCACGCTTTTTTCCACGACCAGAACCAGCATGCCGCTGACGATGACGGTGTAAATGATGGTGACGGCAACCGCCTTGGCCTGCACCACGAGCTGGGCAAAAACGCCCCAGGAACCTGCAACGGCCTTGGCGGCGTCGAGCATCCAGCTGTCACGGATGAAAAAAACCAGGGCCAGGGCGCCGAAAATTCCGGCCACGCCGTGAATGCCGAAGGCGTCGAGGCTGTCGTCATAGGCCAATCTTTTCTTTAACGACAGCCCCAGATAACAGATCAGAAAAGCCCCCATGCCCAAGGCCACGGCTCCGGCCGGTTTGACCACCCCGGCCGCCGGAGTGATCACGACCAGGCCGGCCAGAATGCCGCTGACGATCCCCAGGGTGGTGGCCTTGCCCAGGTGGACAGCCTCGATAATCAGCCAGGTGGTGGCCCCGGCCGCCGCAGCCACCTGCGTGGCCGTCAAGGTCTGGGCGGTCGCTAGGCCGCTGGAAACCGCGCTGCCGGCGTTGAAACCGAACCAGCCGACCCACAGGAGCCCGGCCCCCATCAGGGTCATTACCAGGTTGTTGGGATGCATGGCCGACTGCGGATAACCGTGTCTGGCTCCCAGATATAACGCCGCGACCAGGCCGCTGACTCCCGCTGAGATATGAACGACCGTGCCTCCGGCAAAATCGACGGCCCCGGCGGCGCCGAGATTAAAGATCCAGCCATCCTGGGCCCAGACCCAGTGACAGAGGGGATTGTATACCAAAACGCTCCATAAGGCAATGTAGAGGCAGTAGCCGCGAAATTGCACCCGTTCGGCGAAGGCTCCGGCAATCAGGGCCGGGGTGATGATCGCGAATTTGCCCTGAAACATGGCGAAAACATATTCGGGAACCCCGGCTTCAAGAATCACGTCATCGATGCCGCGCAGAAAAAAATAGTCCGGATTCCAGCCGCACCAGCCGCCGAGAATGCCTTTGCCGAAAGACATCGAATAGCCGACCGCGACCCACATGACGCCGATAATTCCCATGGCCGCAAAGCTGTGCATCATGGTGCCGAGTACGTTCTTGGTCCTTACCAGGCCTTCGTAAAACATCGCCAGGCCGGGGACCATCAGCAGCACCAGCGCCGTCGAGGTCAGCATCCAGGCCGTGTTCCCGCTGTCAATCACGCCGGCGGAGTCTCCGGCAAAAAGGGGGGCGGCCGGCAGCAGAAGTGAAAACACCAGGGTTGAGACGATTTTCGAGCGCAGCGGTTGTCGCCGGCGGTCGCGGCTTTGTTTTAACATGGCGTTCTCCGGGCGGGCCTGCTGTTTTTTCCAGGTTTTAAGATGGCGCTGAAGCTAGCAGGGAGTGTGCCAGGCTGTTTTCGCGACCGCAACCGCAATCTCGGGACGTGGTTTAATGGGTGGTTCAAGCGGGGGTGTTTTCTGGCGCGCTAGCTGTAAATGCTTATATTGAAATGGTTTACAGCGAAGTCTGACGGTTGCGAATAATGGTGCTCCGGCTTTGTGGTCGTTGTCGTTGCGTCCGGAACAAGGTCGGCGGCGTTGGCATAATCTGGCGATTTGATACATTAATGTGTCCGTCGGGGGAGGAGATAGATGCGCCTGTTCCCTGGAGCGGCGCTGAAAACGAAGAAAAATCCTTGGATTTCGAGAGGATAGGCCTGCTGATACGTTTATGTTGAGTCGTCAGCGGAGTTTTGCTACATTTTTGTCTCTTTCCCGCCCCCTCCCGATCAGTCGGTCTGAACAGGTGGCTTCAGGTTCCTGGGGGCGGCCGCGCAGACCCGGTTGCGTCCTTCCCTTTTAGCGCGATACATCGCCTGGTCGGCCTGTCTGAGCAGCTCGTCAAGGTTCTCGATGTCGTTTTCAAGTCCGGCGACCCCGAGGCTGGCCGTGAGTCGAATGGCGGCGGCTCCGAGGCGCAGCCGTTCGAGGTCCAGACGAATCTTTTCCGCCACGATCAAAGCCTGCTCAAGGGATGTTTCCGGAAGCAGGATAACAAACTCCTCGCCGCCGAAGCGGGAGGGAATATCGGATTGGCGGAGTTTGTCTTTGATGGTCAGGGCCATTTCCCGCAAAACCGTATCGCCGGCCTCATGCCCGAAGGAATCATTTATTTTTTTGAAATGATCGATGTCGATCATGATCAGGGACAGGGGATGCCGGTAGCGCCGGGCGCGGGCGAATTCGTTTCTCGCCAGGCTCATGAAATGGCGGCGATTGAAGATCTCGGTGAGAAAATCGAAATTGGCCTGACGAGTAAGCTCCGCCTTGGTGGCTTCAAGTTCCTGAATGATTCTTTCACGTTCGTCAATCATGTCGATGCGTTCGGTGACATCGCGGGCGACCAGCAGAAAACCCAACCTTTCTCCCCGGGGGGTGATGAAACGGGAGATGCGAAGCTCGTAAACGGCCTTGAGCCCGTTTGGCAAAGGAAAGTCGATTTCGATTTTTCGGCTTTCCTGCTCGCGAAGCATGTCGGTAAAATCAAGGGGGCGGGGCAGCAGCTGATTGATCGAGATGCCCATTTTTGCCGTGCCGGAAGCCGAAAACATGGTAATTGCCGCCGGGTTCAGGTCGACTACCCGCAGTTGCCGGTCCAGAACAATGACGGCGTCATCAATGCATTCAACGACCAGATCCCGGGCAATGGGTACCAGGTCCAGCATTTTATGGCGGAAAAGAGCAAAGCCGATGCTCAGGCCGCTCAGCGTGAACCCCAGGGCGGTGAAATCGAGCGCCGGTTTGTTTCCTAAACGTGCGGTCGCGTAGAGGTTGGCCAGCAACGGGAGCAGGGTGCCGTAGAGCATCAATCGGGCTTGAGTTTTGTAGGGTTGAGGACGGTAGCGGGCCATTTGCCCAAGCAGAACCAGGCCGCTGGCGATTGCTGTATAAGAGAAGACGGTATGAACCCAGAACCAGGGGCCGGGTCTCCAGAAGGAGCGAAAAAAAAGGCCGTCGATTTGCTCGTAACTGACGGCATGAAGAAAAAAACCCGGATAGTGATTGGTAAAGGCAAAAACCAGGGTCAGTAGAGGAAAACCAAGTAGACCGCAGATAACTGTTTGCAGATGTCGGGCTGGTTTTGCGCTGTAGGTTAAAACAAAGATTAAAAAGAAAACCGGAACATAGCTGATTCCGACAAAGCGTAGTTTACTGAACCAGAAATCCGCCTCTGCCGGGCTGGAGCTGAAAGCGGACATGCCGGAGGTCAAGGAAAAGATCGACATCGCCAGCGCCAGTCCCATAAAGGCTCGGGCTCCGGCCTTGTCGCGGAAGCGCCAGGCGTGCAGTGCGAGCCCCAGGGTGACCAGCGCGGAGCCCAGCAGCAGTCCGACAAAGCATTTATAAGACAAGATGAAGCTCTGGTTCAAACGTTGACCCCGCTGTATTTTTTATAGTCGATATTGAGGTTGGCTATTTTGTACTGAATTACCCGTTTTGACGTTCCCATCAGCTTGGCCGCCTGGGTTTGGTTGCCCAAGGTGGATCTGAGCTGAATCGGCCATCATTGGTATTCCTGGTCTTGATCGGCGATGGTTAACCCGGCCGGCAGGGTCGCCGCCTGGTTTTCCTGGATTGTAAGCTGAAGATTGCCCTCCAGGGAAATGTTCCGGGCAAAGAAAAGGTTTCCGGTAACGCGCAGCGACCGACATTTTCGCAGGGAGGGAACCCCTGCGGCAAAACGTTGGTTGAAATCATTTATGTGGCGATAATAGCGTGAATCCAACTGAATCAGCGGCGGACTTACAAGCTCCGGCGCCAGGCCGAGGGCAAAATCCTTCCGTAGCTGATAAGCATCGGAGCGCAGGGCGAGAAGATCGTCGGTGGTCTTGACCGGAGCAAAGCGCCGGCGGGGCACCTCCAGGGCCAGGGCTTCCGGAAAAATCTCGATCGCCGCGCCCATGGCGGTTTCCAGCTGGAGAATCGAGGTCGAAGCGGATGATCCCTCGGCCAGGGTCTTGCGATTGATAATCAGGGGCAGCTCCAGACGGTTGTCGCGGCGCTGCAATTCTTTTTCCAGGGCCGCCAGATCCAGCCAGAGAGAGTTGGTGTTGAAATAGCGATGGCGCGAGATATCCTGAAAAGCGGCCGTTTCGTTTTCAGGGCATTGCGCCGCCTCGCGCAGCAGCAGACCGCCGCTGCCGCGGCGCCGGGCCAGATGGCCGCCCTTGCGGTCGGCTTTGGTTCTTCTGGCGACTTCCATCAGGAAGGGCGCCTGCCGACTGACGAGATAACCGAGAATCACCGGGTCCAGGGTGGCGCCGAGATTGTCGGCGTTGCTGATAAAAGCGTAGCGATAGCCGCGGTGGCGTAATTTTTCGAGAACGCCGCTGGTTACCAGGGCCGGGTAAAGATCACCGTGGCCGGGCGGGCACCATTCCTGTTCCGGCTGGGCGGGACAGCTGAACGGTTGCAGGTTGTCTTCGTAAAGTCTGGGGATCTGGTGCTGGACAAAGTCGAGGGGAAGGTTAAAACCACCCAGTTCCGGATAGCTCGTCAGCCGTTCCAGCGCGGCCCGGCGCGTGGCGAAGCTGTTCATGAGGATCAGCGGCACCCCGGCCGCCAGCGCCTGTCGCACGATGATGTCGAGAAAACTGAGTCCGTTTTTGGCCTCGATCAGGGATTTGGCCTGGTCGAGGCCCATGCTGGTTCCCAGCCCACCGTTCAGCTTAATCAGCACGGTTTCGGCCAGGGCCCGCTCACCTTGTTGCCGACAGGATTTATCCAGGTCTGCGGCCGTCGGCAACAAGCTGAGCGGCTCAATTTCATTTTCTCTGATTTTACCGTCCGCCCCGGCTCGCAAACGCTGAAAATAAAGCTTTAGCATCGTTATGGCCAGTTTCGGCATGCCGGCCTGGCGCATGCGCTCGGCCAGGGGGGCAAAGGACGGTTCTAAATCATTCATGTCCGTCCGCCTCCCGGCGGCGGGCTTGACGAATCGCGCGTTGCAGGGCCTTGAAGTGAACATCGGCCGCCAGATGAACCGGGCTTTTACCCCAGAGCGGATCCCAGCCGGCCGGGTCGGCGCTGCAGTTGAACTGCACGTCCAGACCGTAACGAATGGCGGCCGCATCGGCCTCCATGTCGATCAGTTTATCCAGGGCTTTCCAGGAAGCCCCGCAGGGGGCTCCGCGTCGAACCTGAATGGCTTTTATCTTTCCGTTTTCAAGTTCAACCGAGAATTCCGGGGTGCCGTAGCGATGGCCATACTCTCCCAGCCAGACCTGGCGGGGGAGGGCGCATCATATCGGCGGCGTCGCGACCTGCGGCGCGGCTTCATGTTTCTTGGTGGAAGCGACCAGGGGAATTTGGTTTTCCCGGCAACGGCGCAAAAGTTCGGTGGAAAGGTCGGGATGGCGTAAAAAATCCAGGACGAGATCGGCCTCGATGGTCGCCGGCAGAAAATCCTCGGGTTCATCGATGAGCCGCGGCAGGGGGGCGTCGATGGAGATGATTTCCAGCGTGAAACAACCCGGGGCAAAATGTTCGATGCCGGCAATCTTCTTTTCGCCGCTGCCGCGTTCCTGAAAGACGACCACCCGCTGAACCGGGCAAATATCGTTTGTTGGTATCATGTTGATCTGCTTTCATGTTCGGGCCAAGCGCAGTTTTTTTACGGAAAATGTAAGAACGCGGCGTTCCCGCGAGTTTGTTCGTTCGATTCGTTTTTGTACCATAATTGAAACATGATAGCAAAAGGTTATTGACATGGAGATGGAAAAAAGGCAGTAACAGGACCGTGATTTTAAGTGCGGGAATGGGGAGGGGTTATGAAATTGGCTCAATATTTTACGCCGCAGGGGCTAAGGTTGGGGCTGGTAACGGAGCGGCAGCTGCAGCCCCTGGCTTTTGCCGGCGATTTTCATGCCTGGCTTTCGGCCGGACGACCCCTGACCGGAGCAAGTCCGGTCTTGCCCCTGGCCGAGTTCGAGCTGGCCCCGCCGGTCAACCGTCCCGGCAAGATTATCGCCGTCGGTTTGAACTATCATGATCATGCCGTCGAAGGAAACCTTAAAACTCCGGAAGAGCCGTTGGTCTTCGCCAAATTTCCGAATTCGGTTGTGGGCCCGGAGGCGGAGCTGCGCTGGTCCGCGGAGCTTACGCAAAAGGTGGATTTTGAAGCGGAGCTGGTGGTGGTTATCGGTGAAAAAACCTCGGCCTGTTCAATTGAAACGGCGTTGAGCAAGGTTTTCGGTTATACCTGCGGCAACGATGTCAGCGCTCGCGACCTCCAGTTCGCCGATCAGCAGTGGGTGCGGGGGAAGTCTCTGGATACCTTCTGTCCGCTGGGTCCCTGGATTGTCAGCGCCGATGAAATCAAGGACCCGCAAAGGCTGGCCATTCGCTCGCGGCTCAACGGGGTCGTCATGCAGGAGAGTAATACTGCGGCCATGATCTTTCCGGTGGCTGAACTGGTCAGTTATCTGAGCCGGCATTTCACCCTGGAACCCGGTGACCTGATCATGACCGGCACGCCGAGCGGGGTCGGTTTTTTTCGGAATCCGCCGGTATTTATGCAGTCCGGAGACTTGATTGAAATTGAAATCGAAAAGATCGGCGTTCTTTCCAACCGCTGCCGTATGATCGGTTAAACTGGTGACCAGAGAAACGATTATCGTGGTTGACGATGAAGCCGGAATGCTCAACTTCATCAGCAAGATTCTCAAGGCCCGCGGCTATCGGACGATCACCTGTTGCAACGGAGCCGAATTTGTCGAACAGTTGGGCGGTCGGCGCCGGAGTCCGGACCTGGCCCTGATCGATTATCGCCTGCCGGACACCACCGGAATCGAACTTTTGTCGAAGGTCGCGGAACTCTGCCCGGAGTTGCAGAGTATTATCATCACCGCTTATGGTGAAGTCGAGCTGGCCGTGGAAAGCATGCGCCGGGGCGCCGCCGACTTTCTCGCCAAGCCTTTTACCGGGGCTGAACTGCTCAAGGCCGTCGACCGGATTCTCGAGCCTCGTCGTCTCAAGCAGGAAAACGAGCTTTTGCGCTGGCAACTGGCAAGCGGCGATCAGCAGCCCGCCCTGATCTGTCGGTCGCGAATCTTCGCTCAGGTGGTGGCCCTGGCCGAGCAGGTGGCCTCATCCTCGGCGACCGTTCTTTTGACAGGCGAATCCGGTACCGGCAAAGAAGTGGTGGCGGCCCATATTCACAACCATGATCCCTTGCGCCGCGCGCATCGTTTTCTCGCCGTCAACTGCGGGGCGCTGGCCGACAACCTCCTGGAGAGTCAGCTCTTCGGAGCCCTGCGCGGAGCCTACACCGGGGCCGACAAGGACACTCCCGGTTTATTTCGGGCCGCCGATCAAGGCACCCTGCTGCTTGACGAAATCGCCGAAACCTCGCCGGCGCTGCAACGTAAGCTGTTGCGGGTGCTGGAGAAAAAGGAAGTAACTCCGGTCGGCGGCACGGTTCCCGAACCGGTTGATGTCAGAATTATCGCGGCTACCAACCGCGATCTCAGAAGTGAGGTCGAAGCCGGCCGTTTTCGAGCCGATCTCTACTATCGTCTGCAGGTTTTTTCCATTGAGTTGCCACCGCTTCGGCAGCGGCCGGCCGATATCATGCCCCTGGTCCATTATTTTCTCGACTGGTACTGCCGCCAGGAGGGGAAACCAATGCTGGAACCGGTTCCGGAAATCATTCCTCTTCTGGAAAATTATTCCTGGCCCGGCAACGTTCGGGAATTGCGTAACCTGGTGCATCGGGCGGTGATTCTGGCCCGTCAGCCGGTTTTTGACGCCTCGCTGCTGCCTTTTGGTCGGAGTCCGGTGGCCGCGGCTGAAATTCCGGTTTTTATGGAGAACGGCGTCAAAGCTTCAGCCTCGCTTAAGGAAGTCGAGCTTGATTATATCGCCATGGTTTATCGGCAGTCGGCCCGCGATCGCAAAACCAGCGCCGAGATCCTGGGTATTTCAGAGAAAACCCTGGGCCGTAAGCTTGAACTGATTCGGCGCCGGAAAGCAAACTGATGGCTTCTTTCCCCTGGCATCGTTTTTCGCTCAAATGGAGATTGACTCTAGCCAATTTCATGGTGCCCATGCTGACCATGACTCTGGCCATCGCTTTCGCCATTCACATTATTGACGGTTTTATTTTTCGTCAGGCGCAAAACAAGATTATCAACGACCTTAATTCAGCCCGGGAAATCTATGATTCAAGCTGTAAATGCCTGCAGGAACAAATCCATTGCGCCGCCGGCTCCTATCTGCTGACCCAGGCGCTATTGGCCGATAATAAGCCGGCTTTGCTCAGGGAATTGCAGGCTCTGCGCCGTCGAGAGAACCTGAGTTTGCTGACCTTGACCGATGCCGAGGGCCGGGTGCTGCTGCGGGCCGCCAATCCCGGGGTCGGGGGCGATCAACCCCGCCTGCCGCTGATTGCCGAGACCCTGCTCGGCAATCCCGCCGCCGGCAGCGAGGTGTTGAGCGATGTCGAACTGAGCCTTGAAAATCCCAACCTCGGACATCTTTTCCAGATCAAACTGATTTCAACCCCCAAAGCCCGGCAGGAAAGCCGGAGCCATCTTGCCGGCGGCCTGATGATGCTGGCCGGCTGGCCGGTGTACGACGGTTTCGGCAATCTTATCGGCGCCCTCTATGGTGGTCGTCTTTTAAATCGGGAAAACCAGCTGGTCGACCGCATCAAAGAGGTGATTTTTTCCAACACATCCTTTTCCGGTCAGGATATCGGCACGGTAACCATTTTTCAGGAAGATGTCCGGATTGCCACCAACGTGCTTGATTCCTCCGGCAAGCGAGCCATCGGGACCCGGGTTTCGGAAGAGGTTTACCACAAGGTCATGATTCAAGGGCAGAAATGGGCCGATCGCGCCTTTGTCGTCAATGACTGGTATATCAGTGCCTACGAGCCTATCTGTAATGCTCGCAATCAGGTGGTCGGGATTCTCTATGTCGGCATGAAGGAAAAACCGTTTCTCGCGTTCCGCAACCGGGTTATTTTGATTCTGGTCGGCATTCTGACGGCGGGCGCCGCCTTGACTTTCTTGACCGTTTTCATCTTCGCCCGGTTTTTTTCGCGCCGCCTCGACAGCTTGCAGCAGCAGTTAAGCCAGGTCGCCGGCGGGCAGCTTAAAAGCAGGCTGGAGCTGCCCGGCAACGACGAGCTGAGCCAGCTGGCCGCCGGCTTTAATGAAATGATCGCGGTCCTGAAACAGCGGGATGCTTCGATCGAACAGCTGCAACGGGGGCTGGAAAACAAGGTCGCCCAGCGTACGCAGGAGCTTGAAACCCGCAATCATGAGCTGATTGAAATGAAACAACACCTGTTGGAGATGATGAGCGATAAAAAAGCCATCAATTTCAGGCTCGAGGAATCCCTGCACAACCTGCAGCAGGCCCAGCAGCAGCTGGTCCGTTCGGGCAAGCTGGCCGCTCTCGGCAGCCTGGTGGCCGGGGTCGCCCATGAAATCAACAATCCGGTCAATATTATTGCCGGCAATCTTGAAATTCTGGAAATGGACCCGGATGTTCAGGGACGCTATCGCACCGAAATCGAGCTGATCAGCGGCCAGGCTGCCAGGATCAAGAAAATTATCGGCAATATGCTTGGTTTCGCCCGGGTCAGGAATAACCATCTGAAGGAACTGCGTGCCGATGAACTGATCCGGGATCTCCTGATTCCGTTGCGGAACGAATTGAACCAGCGCGGCATTTCCGTCACGACCCAGCCGCAGACGGAGGCGCCGTTTTTCTCGGATGAAGAAGGTCTGACCCAGATCATCACCAACCTGCTTTGCAACAGCATGCAGGCCATTCCGGAAACCGGGGGCCGGATCGGCATCAGCAGCCGGGTCGACCGCGGCAAGATCGAAATCACGATCAGCGACAACGGTTGCGGCATGACCCCCGAACAGGTCGAAAACATGTTCAATCCCTTCTACAGCACTAAAAGCGAGGGTACCGGGCTCGGCCTTTCCATCGGCTATGAACTCCTGCGCAGTCTCGGCGGTGATATCGAAGTCGACAGCAGTCCCGGCCAGGGTACAACCATTATTCTGGTGTTGCCGGCTAATCCTCTTTTCCCGTTTGACCGCAAGTAGGCGCGCCCTGGCCTTTTTTTGTCGATGCGGACAAAAGTTCCTCCGAAAATCCCTTTTTTTTGCATTTTGTGGACAATTTGTCCGGGTCGAAAGTTCGGCGGCAGCGGCGGCCGGGGCGCCCCGGCCGCCGCTGATAAGTACCTTTTCGTCGATAAAACCTGAACCTGCCGGGACCCTGGCCCCGGCAGAGCGGCCGGCCGCCGCCGGGGCCAGGTTGTACGGTACGGGACTTGCAGCCTTCCGCCCTTCGATAGGCAGGCCGCTTGACGGGCCCTGCCGAGATCCGGCAACCGTATGATCAGCCATAAAGGAGGAATACAAAATATGCAGGTTAGTCGAAGGTCATTCCTGAAACTCTCGGGTGGAGCGGTCATGGCCGGCAGTATGGGGCTTAGTCTGAAACCGGTGCAAGCCCACGCCGCGTCCCTGAAGACCCGCTACGCCCAGGAGACCACCACCATTTGTCCCTATTGCGGTGTCGGCTGCGGCATCATTGTCTCGACTCGCAACGGCAAGGTCATCAATACCGAAGGCGACCCCGATCATCCCATCAACCGAGGTTCGCTTTGCAGCAAGGGCGGTTCCATCGCCCAGCTGTCGGTCAACAAGAACCGTCTGGATCGACCTCTCTACCGGGCGCCGTTCAGTCGGGAATGGAAGGCCGTTTCCTGGGACTGGGCCCTGGATAAAATCGCTCGCAATATCAAGAAAAGCCGTGACGGGAAATTCGCCCTGAAAAACGCCAAGGGGCAGACCGTCAACCGGACCACGGCGATTGCCTCGATCGGCAGCGCCGCCCTCGACAACGAGGAATGTTTTATCTACCAGAAATTTCTACGCAGTCTCGGGCTCGTCTATGTCGAACATCAAGCCCGGATATGACACTCCGCCACTGTAGCGGCTCTGGCAGAGTCGTTTGGACGCGGAGCAATGACCAATCACTGGAACGATATCGCAAACAGTGACTGCATTCTCATCATGGGCAGTAACGCGGCTGCCAACCACCCGATTTCCTTCAAGTATGTTACCGAGGCCCAGGCCCGGGGCGCCAAGCTGATCAGCGTCGATCCCCGCTTTACTCAGACCTCGGCGAAAGCCGACATCTATGCCGCACTGCGTTCGGGTACCGACATCGCTTTTCTGGGCGGCATGATCAAATACCTGCTTGATCATAACCTGATTCAGCATAAATATGTCGAGCACTATACCAACGCCACCTTTCTGGTTAATCCCGGCTTTAAATTGCCGGGGGACAATGAGGGGGTCTTTTCCGGTCTCGAGGGCAGCCGATACGACAAATCGACCTGGAGTTTTCAGACCGATGACGCCGGCATCGTTAAGAAGGATCCGACCATGCAGGATCCCCACTGCGTTTTTCAGCTGCTGAAAAAGCACTATGCCCGCTATACCCCGGAGCTTGTCAGCCGCATCACCGGTACTCCGATCGATAAACTGCTGGCGGTTTACGAAGCCTATACCGCCACCGGCGCGGTCGGCAAGGCCGGCACCATTATGTATGCCATGGGTTGGACCCAGCATACGGTTGGCGTTCAGAACATCCGGACCATGTCCATCATCCAGCTCTTGCTCGGCAATATGGGCGTCACCGGCGGCGGGGTCAACGCTCTGCGCGGCGAAGCCAACGTGCAGGGGTCAACCGACCACGCCCTGCTGTTCCATATTCTGCCCGGCTATCTTAAAACCCCGGTCGCCTCGCTGCCGACCCTGGCCGCTTACAACGCCAAATTCACGCCTGCCACCAAGGAGGAAAACAGCCTTAACTGGTGGAGCAACTATCCCAAGTACTCAGCCAGCCTGCTGCGCTCCCTGTACGGTCACGAAGTTTCCCTGGAAGAAGCCTATGCCTATCTGCCCAAGCTTGATGACGGCGCCAATTATTCCTGGCTGACCCTTTTCGATCGCATGTATAATGGCGACTTCGAAGGGTTCTTCGCCTGGGGTCAGAATCCGGCC contains:
- a CDS encoding UTP--glucose-1-phosphate uridylyltransferase yields the protein MNDLEPSFAPLAERMRQAGMPKLAITMLKLYFQRLRAGADGKIRENEIEPLSLLPTAADLDKSCRQQGERALAETVLIKLNGGLGTSMGLDQAKSLIEAKNGLSFLDIIVRQALAAGVPLILMNSFATRRAALERLTSYPELGGFNLPLDFVQHQIPRLYEDNLQPFSCPAQPEQEWCPPGHGDLYPALVTSGVLEKLRHRGYRYAFISNADNLGATLDPVILGYLVSRQAPFLMEVARRTKADRKGGHLARRRGSGGLLLREAAQCPENETAAFQDISRHRYFNTNSLWLDLAALEKELQRRDNRLELPLIINRKTLAEGSSASTSILQLETAMGAAIEIFPEALALEVPRRRFAPVKTTDDLLALRSDAYQLRKDFALGLAPELVSPPLIQLDSRYYRHINDFNQRFAAGVPSLRKCRSLRVTGNLFFARNISLEGNLQLTIQENQAATLPAGLTIADQDQEYQ
- a CDS encoding diguanylate cyclase, which encodes MSYKCFVGLLLGSALVTLGLALHAWRFRDKAGARAFMGLALAMSIFSLTSGMSAFSSSPAEADFWFSKLRFVGISYVPVFFLIFVLTYSAKPARHLQTVICGLLGFPLLTLVFAFTNHYPGFFLHAVSYEQIDGLFFRSFWRPGPWFWVHTVFSYTAIASGLVLLGQMARYRPQPYKTQARLMLYGTLLPLLANLYATARLGNKPALDFTALGFTLSGLSIGFALFRHKMLDLVPIARDLVVECIDDAVIVLDRQLRVVDLNPAAITMFSASGTAKMGISINQLLPRPLDFTDMLREQESRKIEIDFPLPNGLKAVYELRISRFITPRGERLGFLLVARDVTERIDMIDERERIIQELEATKAELTRQANFDFLTEIFNRRHFMSLARNEFARARRYRHPLSLIMIDIDHFKKINDSFGHEAGDTVLREMALTIKDKLRQSDIPSRFGGEEFVILLPETSLEQALIVAEKIRLDLERLRLGAAAIRLTASLGVAGLENDIENLDELLRQADQAMYRAKREGRNRVCAAAPRNLKPPVQTD
- a CDS encoding ammonium transporter; this encodes MLKQSRDRRRQPLRSKIVSTLVFSLLLPAAPLFAGDSAGVIDSGNTAWMLTSTALVLLMVPGLAMFYEGLVRTKNVLGTMMHSFAAMGIIGVMWVAVGYSMSFGKGILGGWCGWNPDYFFLRGIDDVILEAGVPEYVFAMFQGKFAIITPALIAGAFAERVQFRGYCLYIALWSVLVYNPLCHWVWAQDGWIFNLGAAGAVDFAGGTVVHISAGVSGLVAALYLGARHGYPQSAMHPNNLVMTLMGAGLLWVGWFGFNAGSAVSSGLATAQTLTATQVAAAAGATTWLIIEAVHLGKATTLGIVSGILAGLVVITPAAGVVKPAGAVALGMGAFLICYLGLSLKKRLAYDDSLDAFGIHGVAGIFGALALVFFIRDSWMLDAAKAVAGSWGVFAQLVVQAKAVAVTIIYTVIVSGMLVLVVEKSVGFRLVLDQERSGMDHALHGEQGYGLTNLN
- a CDS encoding P-II family nitrogen regulator; translated protein: MKIVTAIIQPDKLDEVREELVSAGISRITTSRVTGHGQHQKQLDSERLYRGQKVIPNLLPKVRLDIACNDEYVEIAIEAILRSAKHGEGRIGDGKIFVTELQRCIRIRTEEQGPEAI
- the glnA gene encoding type I glutamate--ammonia ligase, whose translation is MTREEILKVVEKENVRFFRLQFVDIFGIMKNIAMPLSQLEKALDGKMMFDGSSIEGFARIQESDMYLIPDYNTFCVMPWRNKEGVATARIICDVHKHDGTAFAGCPRVNLKRVMAEAAKLGYTMNVGTECEFFLFETDEMGRPTTETSDQAGYFSVDAEDEGIECRREIIDTLEKMGFEIEASHHEVAQGQHEINFKYADAVTAADNTVTFKWVVKTIAKSYGLHATFMPKPVFGINGSGMHTNQSLFDLEGNNAFYDADDALGLSRIAYQYIAGVAKNARGFSAVTNPLVNSYKRLVPGYEAPVYVAWSASNRSALMRIPTSRGMGTRVEVRCPDPTCNPYLAFAMMLNSGLDGIKNNLEVPPSVNVNIFHMTAEEKAAANIENMPASLLEALTEFKANPLGRETLGDHIFEKYVSYKQIEWDKFRTAVTDWEINNYLSMY